The Mucilaginibacter terrae region GTTCGGTTTTAAATCCCTTTTCTACAAAAGTTTCTGCCATTTCGTAACCATTTTCAATATCGTGGTCGTCAAACCAATCAGCAATTTCGTCTTCAAGACTATTGCGTTCGCGCAGGGTTAACTTAATATCGCTTTTATTTTCAAGTATATGAGTAACTTTCTGTTTTATAGTGGCAACCTTCTGCGCATCCAAATCTACCGAAATGAGTTTGCCAAAGGTTTCGGGCTGGTTTTCGAGATGTTTCATGAGCGAAGCGGCATTACGCACGATGGATGCCGCCGGATTGTTCAACTCATGCGCCAAGCCTGCCGACAGTTTGCCCAAAGCCATCATCTTTTCGTTTTGTTGAATTAATGCTGTCGATTCGCGTACACGGTTGCTCATAACGCCCACCAAAGCCTGTGTAAGTTCAAAGTGGCCTCTTATAAGATCCATGATCTTGTCCATAGGCAAGGTCATTACCTGCGTTTCGCCAACCGAATCGCCAAAATCCATTGATACCTTACCGCGCGAATAGGGCAGGTAACCGGTGATAGACCGGTCGCGCATAGTAGCAAGCTCGCGCCTTACACCTCCCTGGGTAAAATATAAACGCACTTTACCATATATAATAAAATGGGTACCAGTTATGGGCTTATCGCGCTCAAACAGGTAATCACCATCATTTAATATGTAGTGCCGACTATTATCTATAAGCCATTGCAACTGGTCGTCGGGTACTTGTTTAAGTACTTCGGTACCTTTAAGCCATTCGGGTGTTATTTGTAGCATGAGCCCCTCCCAACCCCTCTCCGCCTAAGGCGGGAGGGCTTTTTTTAGTTATATTTTTTTACCTACTATGTCATTTCGAACGATAGTGAGAAATCTTTCAAGGTGATTAGCTTATCAATTCGAAAAGATCTCTCACTATCGTTCGAGATGACATAGTTTATTATTTATCTCTTTATTATATCTACTCACAATTGACAAATCACTATTGGCCATTGTATTTCAGCGTAAGCAATGTAATATCATCAAACTGATTAGCCTGGCCAATATAGCTGTTTACATTGAGTAAAAGCTGGGTGTTAATTTTTGCCGGTTCCTCGTTTATGAGAGCGCTTTTAAGCAGTTGTTTGCTGGGCTCTATAGTAAATCGTACATCATTGGCATCGCGGGCATCTTCCAGTCCATCGGTGTATAGCACAAGTGTATCACCGGGGTTAAGCTGAAAGGTTGATGAGAAGTATGGAAATTCCTCCACCAAACAAATAGGTAAGCCGCCGTCTTTCTTTTTTACTATTTCAATATCGCCGGTTGCTTTGCGCAATATGAGCGGTTGTTCGTGGCCGCAATCTACATACTCTACCATACCTGTCGTAATGTCTAATATACAGGCAAATACGGTTACAAACATAAACGATGGATTATCGCGCGAAAGTATGTTGTTTATGCGAATGATCTGCTCGGTTAAATCGGCATTGGGATAATTGGTAAAATGCGTTTTAAAAAGCGTGCGGGTAATGGCCATAAACAAGGCGGCGGGTACGCCCTTGTCCGATACATCACCGATGAGGAAAAACAGCCGGTTATCTGAAAGCAACATATAATCATACAAATCGCCTCCTACAGATTTGGCGGGTTGCAGCAAACCATGCAGCGAAAACTCTTGCCTGTCAGGGAACGGGTTTTCCTTTTTTGGGAGCATTGATTGCTGTATTTCGTAGGCTATGGCTAAATCTTTCTCTATGGCGATCAGCTTATCCCTATCATGCTGAAAGTTAGTATATACCTCAATTTCGCTAAGCGTTTTTTTAATGGTAATATCCATATCATCAAAATTGATGGGCTTGGTTATAAAGTCGAACGCGCCGCGGTTCATGGCCGTGCGTATGTTGTCCATATCGCTATACGCCGAAACCATGATGGTTTTTAGGTCGGTTAAATTAAGCTCTTTGAGTTTGGAGAGAAAGGTCAAACCGTCCATTTCGGGCATATTAATGTCCGAGAGTACGATTTTTATCTCGCTGTAGGCTGCGAGTTTTTCTAAAGCATCCTGACCGTGACAGGCAAAAATAAATTCATATTCTTTGTTTCTGATTTGTTTACGAAACTGCTGTGTTACCAGCATTTCCATATCCGGCTCATCATCTACACATAATATGGTTATCATAATTATATATTGGAGTAGTGTTATTATTTAGTTTGATTTTACGGGGATATTGATCAAAAATTCGGTGTACTCGCCAGGTAATGAATTTACATCGAGCGTACCCTTATGTATTTTGTTAATAATGTCGTACGTCATCGAAAGCCCTAAACCAGTACCCTCGTGACTGGGTTTAGTGGTGAAAAATGGTTTGAATATCTTTTCCTTAACCTCATCGGGGATGCCGGTGCCATTGTCTTTAATGCTTATCAAAAAGCCCTGGACTGTTTTGGCGGTAGTAACCTGTATTTGAGGCGCGTAAGTGCCCTGCTCAGCCAGTTTACATTTATCTTCCATGGCGTAACAAGCGTTGTTTATAATATTAAGTATGGCACGACCTAAATCATGTGCATCAATATTTACCTTACCAATGGCTGCATCAAAATTAGTTTTAATGGATACATTAAAGTTGCTGTTGTTGCCACGAATGCCCTGGTAAGCAAGTTTTACAAATTCATCAACTAATTGATTTATATCGGTAGGCTCAAAATTCTCTATGTTTTCCTGACGAGATTGTGCCAGCATGTTTACGATGATGCGCATGGCACGTTCGCCGTTTTCAGTAATCTTAGTGAGGTTAAGGCCTAAATTGGTTTCAATGTCGGTAAGCTCGTCAATATCATCTTCGGTAAGGTTATTGGCCCCTTTACCTAAAATCTCTTTCAGGTCTTCGAGTAAACTTACGCTTACCTTCGAGAAGTTGATCATAAAGTTTAACGGGTTGCGTATCTCGTGCAAAATACCTGCCGTTAAATGGCCTATGGATGCCAGCTTGTCCTGCTCCTGTAAAACAGTCCGCAGGCGTTCAATTTCCTGCTGTAGCTGCTCGGGAGTTTGCACGGCTATACCATTTAATGGTTGTGGGTTTACATCCATGTTAAAGTGCGATTAATTGCTTAGCGTAATGTTTCGGTTCTTGGGAATGATGATCGTAAATTCGGTGTAAACGCTTTCTTCTGTTTCTACCGTAATGGTTCCTTTATGCTCTTTAATAATATCCTGACTCAAATATAAGCCCAAACCAGTACCCTTAGCGGTAGGTTTGGTGGTAAAAAACGGCTGAAACAACTGCTTTCGCTCCTGTAATAAAATACCTTTACCGTTATCCCAAATCTTTATTTCCAAACGCTCGGCATCGCAAGTAGTGCTGATGCTAATTTGAGGCTGATGATCGGGCTGTTGTTTTTTTCTATCGGCAACTGCATAATACGAGTTTGAAATCAGGTTATGCAATACCATATTCATTTCCACCGGCAACACATCAACATTTTCGAGCGTGCGGTTGAGGTTCATGTTAATAGTAACCTCTACTCCCGGAAACTCTTTACTCCCTTCTGCCACCGCCTGTTTTACGCTGGTTTCTATGAGTTTATTAATATCGGTACTGATAAATATATTCGATTTTTCGCGCAGTATTTTCTCCATACCCTTAACAATACGCGATGCACTACTGCCATGCTCATGCACCTTATGCATATTACTTTTTACGGTAGATAAAATATCGAGCATTTCTTCCTTATCATCGGCATTCATTTCCGGCTTATCCATCACCTCTAATGATTCATCAACCAAATTGGCCGATAGCGATGAGAAGTTATTGATATAATTCAAAGGATTCAATATTCGGTCCACGATACCTTTGGTCAACTGCCCTATCGAAGCCATTTTTTCCTGCCGGATGAGTTGTTCCTGGGTGTTTTTAAGATTAATTAAACTATCCTGAATATCCTCTAATAATTCCGTTTTAATTACAGCAGCCACAAAGTGCTCTTTCAGGTTTTTCAACAGGCTAAAGTCGCGCTCGTCAAAGGCGTTTCGCTTTTGCCAGTTTTCCATGATCATGTAGGCATGTATCTGGTGGTTAAGCTTAATTACCATCATGAGGCTCGATTTGGCTTTGTTAACACTTGCCAGTTGCGCATCATTACGTATGCTTTTTACCGATTTTACGAAATAAATGTCTTCATAAATTTCTTCGGCAGTTGAAAGGTAACGGGTTTGGGCATCATCAGGAGTAATTTCTATTTCATCTAAAACTGCGGTATTGTAACCATAGCTTGCCTTAAATTTAAAATGTCCACTTGCTTTATCAAACACCAGCATGGCCGCTTTTTCGGCACCTCTGATGATCTTTGCCCGCTCCAGAATAGCCTGCATCAGGTTATCGAAATTTATTTCGGCATTGATGGATTTTACTATGAGGTTGATCTTTTCCAACTCATCATTTTTACCTGCCAACTCCTGCGATTGGCTTTCGATGGCTTCTTTCTGCATGATCACCTCGGCGGTGCGCTCTTTAATGAGCCCTTCGAGTTTCTCTTTTTCCCGCTGTAATTTTTGTGACCTCAGCCTTACCACCAAAATTACAATACCAGCCAACACCAATAAGTAGATCAAATAAGCCCATAAAGTTTGATAAAATGGCTTGGTGATAGTGAATGTGTAAGTAGCCTCTGTACTCTTGAAGCCAAAAATATTTTTGGCCTGAACATGAAAAGTGTATTTGCCTGCCGGAAGGTTGGAGTATTCTTTTTGCGTTTGCCCCGTCCAGGTAGTTGTATCGGTATCAAAACCCTGTAAGTAGTATTTATACTGCATTGCACCATCGCCCGTTGCTGATGGAGACGTGAACGTGAAGCTTATGTTGTTATGCTTGTAGTTGAGCGTAGGTGTTAAGGTTGAGTTTTGCGTGTAAGCGGGCAAATTATCAGTATTAAAGTATGTGCCGCTAAACAAAATCGAATCGGCGTTTACTGTAACTGAGCGTATAAGGGCAGGTTTAACTGCCGAAAATTTCACATCGTAGCGCGAATCAAAAAATATTAAATTATCGGCGCTGCCAATCCATACGCCCGCACCGTTATCATCAGGAAAAATGGAGAATATCTGCTGGTCTTTTACCGGTGCCAGCACTGCGTTGTTAGGCTCAAAGCCTGCCGTTGTTTTCTTAAATGAGTTTACATCCGTTCCGTTGCCCGATGTGGTCCACAGGTTTCCGGCTTTATCTTCCAGCATCTGGTCGAGCCAGTTATAATTGGCGGTTGAGTCGCCTTTGAAAATATTAGCGTGTTCGAACTTGTCTTTTGAGGCATTGTATTGATAGGCTCCCTTTACCGTACCAACAAATAGCTGGTTGCCCACCATATTTAAATGATTTCCCGAACTGTAAGGTAGCCCTTTGTTTTTGTTATAAAGCTGGCCTTTGTTGGTTATGGTACTGTAATTAATTAAACCTTTACCAGGCACCTGTAACCACAGGTTATCATTGCCGTTTTCGGCTATCTCCCGTACTTCGTTAAAAACTCCGGGTAACCTGCCTTTGCTTAAAAGTTTGCCGCCGCTGTTTTGGAGTACAACAACACCATTTAATAATCCTGCATAAATAAGGTTAGGGTTAATGGTGGATTGATGCAGGCTTACAGCATACCCTTGAGCAAGGTTTTGTGCACTGCTGCCGTTGTAGGTGTAAATGCCATTTGATGTAGCGATCAATAACTGGTTACTCAATCTCAGCAAATATTGACAAGGCATTTGTAAACCTGCTACCGGCGTAAACCGCATTTGTGCCGTATTATATTGCAGCAAGCCTTGATCGGTACCTGCAAATAACTTGCCTTGGAAACGGGTAATGCCGGTAACATTGCCACTCACGTTCTTTTTATTGTTATAGAACGACAGGTACGAAGGCATTTCTACACGGGCAATATGCTTCTCGGTAGCTATCCAAAAGCCGTGGTTATCATCCTCATAAACAAAATGCACATTGTTGTCATACAATCCGGTAGTGCTTTTGCTGAAAATCTGTTTAGAAACGCCATGATCGGTAATAACTACTACCCCTCCATGTATAGTTCCAAACGCAAACGAACCGTCTTTTAAGGCTGTTCCGTATGAAATTAGATTAGTTTTAAGGTACTCATTTGCGTTACTATTGAATGATATAACGCCTGCCGGACTCCACATAAAAAGTCCCTGGTTGCCCGACCCAATAAGAATTTGATTATGAGCCACACGTATCATGCAGTTTATAGTTACCTGCTCGGTAAACATTTCACCACCTTCAACGGGTATAAATTTGCCACCTACATAACATTTCAATCCTCCTATTTTTAGTTGCACAAATAACGATCCATCAACGTAATATGCACTAATTAACGGGTTGCTAAAGCTTTGCACCTGCATTTTTTTGCCGTTCCACAAAATAATTTGGTTGGCCGTTATAAAATAAACCCCTTCAGAAGCACTGTAACTGCTTATCACATCGGGGAAATCGACATGATAAGGTTTCAGCTTATGGGTAAGGCTTACAAACTGCATGTCGCCCAGTTTATTGGGTTGTAAGTAGCCAATTTCGCCGCGGGTGCCTACATATACCCTGCCTGCTGTATCGGTTACCAGCGTATTTACCTTTGTGCGTTCTTTGGTTAAAATGGTGCGCCAGGTGGTGCCGTCAAACTCTAAAACACCGCTAAAGTTGGCAAAGTAAAGTACGCCGCGTTTATCGGCGGTTATGGCAAAGTTTTGTCCGCTGGCTTTATAATCGGCCGGCAAAAACTCTTTTTGTATAGGTATGCCGCTTTCGGCACCTAAAGTTTGCGCTAAAGCCCGTAAGCCGCTTAGATCGCATAGCATCAGTATAATGCTAAAGCACCTTAATTTAAAACCGTATTTGCTCAACTTATTCTTCATAAAACGGCTTCTTTAACAGGCCCGGCAATTAGGGTATTGATCATCTTTTTTATGCGGTTATTATTACCGGCCAGCATCTCATACATAGCACTGGCGCTAATTTTTATATAGGCGGTATTTACCACGGCATCAAGTACCAGCGTATCGGTAGTGCCCTGCGCAATATACCAGTAGAACTGCGAAGTTTCGAGGTAGCGGTCGCCGTAATTATCGGTGAGGTGCAGGCGGCCTTTCATCACAAAATACAGGGCTTCGGTATCGTGTTCGTTGGTAAGGGTTATGCTATAGCCTTCCTGTAAATATTGTTGCTTGGCTATCTCGCAAAGGTTCATCAGCTCAAACATGGGCAGGCTTTTAAAAAACGGATTGAGCTTAAACAAGCCCACTACATCGGTTAGTAGATATCGCTTGGTATTCATGTTCTTAAAGCGTTTGGTACGTTCCAGCACCCGGTCGCGGTCGGCCGGGGTAAGCCGTTCCTTTACGGCATCGATGAGGTACGAATTGCTGTTATACAGCTGCCAAAGCACGGTTTCGCAATACAGTTTGTTATGGCTTAGCATCTGCGACAGTAGCACATCATCACTACCGGCATAAGTCGCCAGCATATTAACCGCCATGGCCTTGGTCCAGTAGTTTATTTTGGTATAATCTTTATGTATAATGTCTATCAAGCGTTCTTTTACCGGCAGTTTTTGCTGTATATAGCTATCGGCATAAGCCTGCACCAGTTCGGCATTGGTCAGATCATTCAGCAGGGGCATAAACAACTTTTTAATATCTGCCGGAACGGTCATATCCAGCACCTCCATAGCGTAAGCCCGCTCCTCGGGCGATGAGCTTTCGAAACTATTGATGAAGAAGCGGATAATATTGGCATCATACATCATTGATAATAACTTGAACGTCAATCCAATTTTAAAGCGAAGCTCGAGTTCTAAACTTTTCTTTAAAGCTGCGGCCTCAGGTTCAGCTTCAATATCCAGTATTGCGGCCGTTATCCAGGTTATAGTATCTATTTCATTTTCAATATATTCCTTGAGCATATGATGCTCATTTTTAGGAAAATGATAATGCCGGTTATACAGCGCGGTAAAAATATTATCGCGTATATCGGGTTCTACCAGGTTTAAATGGGCTTTGAGCAAAGGTTCAACCTTATTGCTATTAATGCCTGCAATGGTTTTTACCACCCGTATATAACTGTTCTTGCTCAAATCGGCACGATTTAGCAAGCCATCGAGGTAAGGCAGCAGTGGTTCGCCAACGTGTTTGATGGCATGTATGGCGGCATATGCTGTTTCATCATTAAGCAATGCTTTGATCATGAGCGGCCATAACTCGCGCTTTTTAATGTTGCCCGATGCCATTAAAGCGGCATTGCGTACCGTTACCACGTCATCGTGCAGCAGTTCGGTTAATATTTTATAGCCGTTGTAGTTTTGGTAAAAGGCCATTAAATGCGCAACGCTCAACCGCTCGTTAGCTTTGGTTGATCGCGCGGCCTGCAAAACCTCTTTGTAGTCGGCACGCTGCATATGGTTGAGGCGGGTTTTCAGCGTGGTGTAACGGTCGGTCATGCCGTTCAGGTCTTCGTTTTTGAGGCAAAAATCGAGTATGGGGGCGGCAATGGTGATATTATCCTGCTCCACTTTATCGAGGATGATTTTTTGTAGTTCGCCTTTACTTTTTGGCAACAAGCGTAATAACATAAGATTAAAAGCCGATGGCGCAATTTTTTGCAACATGTTAAGCCCGGCGGTAGTTTTGGCAACATTGTCAGCATCAACCATGCTCATATACTGGCTAATAGCCAAGGCACCTGTTTTATCATCACTTACCACATAGGCGGTTAGCTTGGCCACGGCCGATTTTAGCAGGTGCTTATACTCATGAAACAATTGGTACGCTACCCATATCCAGGCGGCAATGATAACCAGGAAGATGTAGTTATACATCACCACATCTAAAAATTTAGCACGTGCAAGCAACAACAGCATCCCACCGGCAAAAATAAATCCAATAGATTTGGATACACCCTCTACTTTACTTTGCAGCCCTAAACGGTGCTCGATGGGTACAGGTTGATACAATATCTGGAAAGATGGGTCGAAGAACAAAGTACGCACTACGCGCACAAACAATCGGCTCAGGATGATGAATGAGAAAAACAAACCTACCGTACCATAAAAGGTACCTAAAACGGCCGCCAAAGTGGTTGAAAAAGCAAGCAAAACCGGCAATAGCAAGAGGCTCAACAGTAGCCCATACTTGGTCATTACCCGGCCCGATACAAAGGTTTTAAGTATAAATTCGGCAACCGACATGCTGCCCATGAAAATACTGATAAACCCACTGATTACCTTTGCATTAACAAACTGTATCTTAACCTGTCCTAAAAATATAAAATCAACATAAAACGTGGCAAATAGCGGGAAGAGTGCCAGTATAAATATGAACAGGAAGTACCGGTTTTTGAAGATGCTTCCACTATCTTTAGCCTGCCCGGCTGTTGCATTAGCTTTGGGTTTTGCGGTATTAATTTGCCCTTTCAAATAGCGGGTTATAACAGGCATCAGCACCAAACAAATCACCAATCCGCCCATCGACAGGTAAAACAGATCGGATGTTTTAATAGATTTTAGCAGCAACGGTACCGATAGAAAACTGATTACCCTTGCCAGTATCTCGCCCGAACCAATTAATCCAAACAGCCTTTTGGCCTGGCTCAGGTTAAATATTTTAGCGGCAATACCCCAAAAGCCAATACCATTGAGCAGCAGGAAAATATTATACCAAACAAATAAGGCATAGGCCGAAAACTTACTTTCGTTGTGAATATATTCCAGCGATAGCCCAACCACACTCACAAACAGGAAAATTCCCCCCGCAATAAATACTTTAGAGAAAGAGAAATATTTTTGTAAGCGTTTAAACAGCAGCCACACAAAATAGCTCACTACCCCCTGCCCCATGTAAGCATAAGGCAGCATCCCAATTTCAAACTTGCCGATGAATAACGATGTTGATGCCGTGTAGAAATACGCATAAGCCAAACCCATAAAAAACGAATACCCGGTAAGCAGCATTACTACTTTTTCTTCGCCCTTTTTAAGGTTGAATACTTTGCTGGATATGTTATTAAGAGTAAGCGCCATTTATGCCGATGAATTACACTTGTGGTTTTTGCAGCGAGAATACACCGCGTTTAAAATTTATATAAATATTATCATCCTGTTTGATGATCTTCAGGCTTTGGCGCGTGGTTACGTCCAGTTCTTCGGCAATTTGCAAAATGTAGTCATTCCACGCCTGTAATTTTTCTTTATCCCCGGCAAACTCTTCGTTTAAACGGTTAACTGTATGCAGGTGATAGTCAAATGTTAACAATTTTTGCACAGCGGTAAATCCTGCGCTTTCCATCAAATTATAAAGATCGCGGTTTAGCAAAAAATGACGGTTTTGCACCAATGATTCGTAACCTGCCAGTTCATCTTTTTTACGGATAACGCTGGTGTAAAACTTGTAGTCATTATCTTCCAGATCGGGGTTCCATATCACTAAACGGCCACCGGGCTTTGCTATGGCAAATAGGCTATCGATCAAAGCCTTTTTACAGCTTTCCGGAATCTCGTGCAAAAACATCTTACATATTACCAGATCGTAATAGTTACCGTTCAAATTGAGTTGAGTAGCATCCTGATGCAGGTAGCGTATTGCCGATGGGTTGTTATGCTTTGCTAAAAGTGCGCTGATGCGCTCCTCACCTTTACGCAACTGCAACATACCGCCATCCAA contains the following coding sequences:
- a CDS encoding sensor histidine kinase: MKNKLSKYGFKLRCFSIILMLCDLSGLRALAQTLGAESGIPIQKEFLPADYKASGQNFAITADKRGVLYFANFSGVLEFDGTTWRTILTKERTKVNTLVTDTAGRVYVGTRGEIGYLQPNKLGDMQFVSLTHKLKPYHVDFPDVISSYSASEGVYFITANQIILWNGKKMQVQSFSNPLISAYYVDGSLFVQLKIGGLKCYVGGKFIPVEGGEMFTEQVTINCMIRVAHNQILIGSGNQGLFMWSPAGVISFNSNANEYLKTNLISYGTALKDGSFAFGTIHGGVVVITDHGVSKQIFSKSTTGLYDNNVHFVYEDDNHGFWIATEKHIARVEMPSYLSFYNNKKNVSGNVTGITRFQGKLFAGTDQGLLQYNTAQMRFTPVAGLQMPCQYLLRLSNQLLIATSNGIYTYNGSSAQNLAQGYAVSLHQSTINPNLIYAGLLNGVVVLQNSGGKLLSKGRLPGVFNEVREIAENGNDNLWLQVPGKGLINYSTITNKGQLYNKNKGLPYSSGNHLNMVGNQLFVGTVKGAYQYNASKDKFEHANIFKGDSTANYNWLDQMLEDKAGNLWTTSGNGTDVNSFKKTTAGFEPNNAVLAPVKDQQIFSIFPDDNGAGVWIGSADNLIFFDSRYDVKFSAVKPALIRSVTVNADSILFSGTYFNTDNLPAYTQNSTLTPTLNYKHNNISFTFTSPSATGDGAMQYKYYLQGFDTDTTTWTGQTQKEYSNLPAGKYTFHVQAKNIFGFKSTEATYTFTITKPFYQTLWAYLIYLLVLAGIVILVVRLRSQKLQREKEKLEGLIKERTAEVIMQKEAIESQSQELAGKNDELEKINLIVKSINAEINFDNLMQAILERAKIIRGAEKAAMLVFDKASGHFKFKASYGYNTAVLDEIEITPDDAQTRYLSTAEEIYEDIYFVKSVKSIRNDAQLASVNKAKSSLMMVIKLNHQIHAYMIMENWQKRNAFDERDFSLLKNLKEHFVAAVIKTELLEDIQDSLINLKNTQEQLIRQEKMASIGQLTKGIVDRILNPLNYINNFSSLSANLVDESLEVMDKPEMNADDKEEMLDILSTVKSNMHKVHEHGSSASRIVKGMEKILREKSNIFISTDINKLIETSVKQAVAEGSKEFPGVEVTINMNLNRTLENVDVLPVEMNMVLHNLISNSYYAVADRKKQQPDHQPQISISTTCDAERLEIKIWDNGKGILLQERKQLFQPFFTTKPTAKGTGLGLYLSQDIIKEHKGTITVETEESVYTEFTIIIPKNRNITLSN
- a CDS encoding sensor histidine kinase; the protein is MDVNPQPLNGIAVQTPEQLQQEIERLRTVLQEQDKLASIGHLTAGILHEIRNPLNFMINFSKVSVSLLEDLKEILGKGANNLTEDDIDELTDIETNLGLNLTKITENGERAMRIIVNMLAQSRQENIENFEPTDINQLVDEFVKLAYQGIRGNNSNFNVSIKTNFDAAIGKVNIDAHDLGRAILNIINNACYAMEDKCKLAEQGTYAPQIQVTTAKTVQGFLISIKDNGTGIPDEVKEKIFKPFFTTKPSHEGTGLGLSMTYDIINKIHKGTLDVNSLPGEYTEFLINIPVKSN
- a CDS encoding PP2C family protein-serine/threonine phosphatase; protein product: MITILCVDDEPDMEMLVTQQFRKQIRNKEYEFIFACHGQDALEKLAAYSEIKIVLSDINMPEMDGLTFLSKLKELNLTDLKTIMVSAYSDMDNIRTAMNRGAFDFITKPINFDDMDITIKKTLSEIEVYTNFQHDRDKLIAIEKDLAIAYEIQQSMLPKKENPFPDRQEFSLHGLLQPAKSVGGDLYDYMLLSDNRLFFLIGDVSDKGVPAALFMAITRTLFKTHFTNYPNADLTEQIIRINNILSRDNPSFMFVTVFACILDITTGMVEYVDCGHEQPLILRKATGDIEIVKKKDGGLPICLVEEFPYFSSTFQLNPGDTLVLYTDGLEDARDANDVRFTIEPSKQLLKSALINEEPAKINTQLLLNVNSYIGQANQFDDITLLTLKYNGQ
- a CDS encoding sensor histidine kinase, with the protein product MLQITPEWLKGTEVLKQVPDDQLQWLIDNSRHYILNDGDYLFERDKPITGTHFIIYGKVRLYFTQGGVRRELATMRDRSITGYLPYSRGKVSMDFGDSVGETQVMTLPMDKIMDLIRGHFELTQALVGVMSNRVRESTALIQQNEKMMALGKLSAGLAHELNNPAASIVRNAASLMKHLENQPETFGKLISVDLDAQKVATIKQKVTHILENKSDIKLTLRERNSLEDEIADWFDDHDIENGYEMAETFVEKGFKTEHLDPIYQCMTPTAASPVFAWIYDIMLSAKMVDDIHHASQRIADLITSIKTFTHMDRGADRQFAKVDTGIRNTLKMLGHKIKAGNVIVHEDYDDNLPEIKMLVGELNQVWTNLIDNALDAMEVNGKGNLNIRTRQDREFAEITITDNGPGIADDVKNRIFDPFFTTKQMGKGTGMGLEVVQRIVKTQHQGSIKVNSSPGHTEFIICIPINPS
- a CDS encoding class I SAM-dependent methyltransferase; its protein translation is MKTPVMNAYEVRNADYAVVHAESEVDFDQFIQVLNIQNGEKVIDVGGGYGSIFIRLLQRQPHINFEYDLLDGGMLQLRKGEERISALLAKHNNPSAIRYLHQDATQLNLNGNYYDLVICKMFLHEIPESCKKALIDSLFAIAKPGGRLVIWNPDLEDNDYKFYTSVIRKKDELAGYESLVQNRHFLLNRDLYNLMESAGFTAVQKLLTFDYHLHTVNRLNEEFAGDKEKLQAWNDYILQIAEELDVTTRQSLKIIKQDDNIYINFKRGVFSLQKPQV